TGCTCGCGTCGGTCGCTCTCGCCGATCACCCGCAGGTCATGCTGCCGATCATTTTCTACAATCTCGTGCAGCATCTCGGCGCGTCCGTGGTCGACGTCGGCCTTTGTCGTCGCGGCGCGTCGCGCTGAGCGTCACGCGATATCGAGGCCGAGGTCGAGCGTTCGCGCCGAATGAGTGAGCGCGCCGACCGAGACGAGGTCGACGCCGGTCTCGGCGATGGCGGCGATCGTCTCCAGCGTCACGCCGCCCGAGGCTTCCGCGATCATGCGGCCGCCGATCAGCGCCACCGCCTCGCGGAGCAAGGGCGGCGGCATATTGTCGAGCAGCACGATGTCGGCGCCCTCGGCGAGGACCTCGCGCAATTGGTCGAGCGTGTCGACCTCGATCTCGATCTTCACCATATGTCCGGCGAAAGCCTTCGCCGCGCGCAGGGCGGGCGCGACGCCGCCGGCGACGGCGATGTGATTGTCCTTGATCAGCACCGCGTCATCGAGGCCGAAGCGGTGATTGGCGCCGCCGCCGCAGCGCACCGCATATTTCTCGAAGGCGCGCAGCAGCGGCGTGGTCTTGCGCGTGTCGCACACCTTGGCCTTCGTCTGCGCGATCCGCTCGGCGTAGCGCGCCGTCAGCGAGGCGATTCCGCAGAGGCGGCCGAGGAAATTGAGCGCTACTCGCTCCGTCGAGAGAATGGCGCGCGCCGGGCCTTCGATGCGGGCCAGAACCTCGCCTTTCGCGATGCGCTCACCGTCCTGCGTCATCGCCTCGAAAGCGACCGACGAGTCTACGAGACGAAAGGCGCGGGACGCTATGTCGAGACCGGCGACGACGCCCGCCTCGCGCGCGGCGATGACGGCGCAGGCGCGCGCCGCCTGCGGTATCGTCGCCTGCGTGGTGATGTCGCCGGCGCGGCCGAAGTCCTCGGCCAGCGCGGCGCGCACCGCGTCCTCGACGAGCGCGGGAGGGAGCGTCCAGCCCGTCATCACAGCGCCTCCTCGGCGAGGGCGCGCGCCTGCGCCAGCGTCATATAGGAACGCTGCGCCAGCGCGGCGTCGGCTTGCGGGAAATCGGAGCGGAAATGCCCGCCGCGGCTCTCGCGCCGCGCCAGCGCCGCGCTGGCGACGAAGAGAGCGGTCGTCGCCATATTGCGCAATTGCGCATTGGTCGTCGCCGCCTCTATGCTCAGAATCGCGCACGCCGCGCGCGCGAGCCCGGCGCGATCGCGAATGACGCCGACATCGCGCGCCATCACATCGCGCAGTTCCTCGACGAGCGCAGCGTCGAGCGCGTCCTGCGCTCGCGCGGAGTCGAGATTTTGAACAGACGGCGCCTCTTCGCTCATATCGCGAAGATCGTCGGCGATGCGGGCGGAGAACACCAGCGCCTCGAGCAGAGAATTGGAGGCGAGCCGATTGGCGCCATGCACGCCGGTGGAGGCGACCTCTCCCGCCGCCCACAGCCCCGCGAGCGAGGTCCGTCCCCGCGCATCGGTGGCGACGCCGCCCATATGATAATGCGCCGCCGGCGCGATCGGTATCGGCTGCCGCACCGGGTCGACGCCACCCGTCCTGCAGCTCGCATAAACGGTCGGAAAACGCGTCGGAAACTCCGCGCCGACGGCGACCCGCGCGTCGAGAAAGGCGCCGCGTCCGGCGGCGATCGAGGCGAAGACGCCGCGCGCGACAATGTCGCGCGGCGCGAGCTCGGCGGCCGGATCGATATCGGCCATGAAGCGGCGGCCCGCCCTGTCGACGATGGTCGCGCCCTCGCCGCGCAGAGATTCGGTCGCGAGCGGCGCCGGATCGGCGCCGATGTCGATCGCCGTCGGGTGAAACTGCACGAATTCGGGGTCGGCGATCAGCGCGCCGGCGCGGGCGGCGATGGCGAGGCCGATGCCGCATGCTTCGTTCGGATTGGTGGTGACGCGATAGAGATGGCCGATTCCGCCGGTCGCCAGCACGACGGCGGGCGCGAGGAAGTCGCGCGTCGCGCCGCCCCGATGCAGCGCGCGCAAGCCGATGACGCGGCCGTCTCGCATCAGCAATTCCTGCGCCGAGAAACCTTCGACCAGCTCGATCGACGAAGAGGCGCGGGCGGCGCGGACCAGCGTCTCCATGATGGCGCGGCCCGCCGTGTCGCCCTTGACGCGCACGATGCGCCGCTCGGAATGCGCGGCCTCGCGCGAGGGCGTGAAATTGCTCCCCTCGCGATCGAAAGGCACGCCGAAGGAAAAGAGATCGTCGATGCGCGCGCGCGCCTCACGGGCCATGCCCAGCGCGACCTCGGCGTCGACGATTCCGGCGCCGGCCTTCACCGTATCCTCGGCGTGACGCTCGGGCGAATCGGTGTCGAGCACCGCCGCCGCCACGCCGCCTTGCGCCCAGAAGGAGGCGGCGCCTTCGTCGACCGCTCCGGGAGTCAGCACGGCGACGCGACGCGGCGCGAGCTTCAAGGCGCAGAAAAGGCCGGCGAGGCCGCCGCCGACGATGAGGATTGCAGGCCGCTCTGTCGATTTGGCGCTTTGTGTCATCCGACCGCCGAGCTCCTGCGAGCGAGCCTGACGGCTCGCGTTCCACGAGCGCGCTCGGACCGCGAGCCTTCAGCCTCGCGTCTCGCAGCGATGCGCGCCATCAGTCGACCGCGACGGCGGCGAGCTTGGCGAGCGCCTCGCTCTCGCGCGCGATCGCCGCGGCGACGAGCGCGCGCGTGCGCTCGGGCAGAGGCAGAGCGAGCGCCGCCGCATGGCCCTTGGGCGACATTTTGCACAAAGTCTTGGCCAAGATGTCGACGATCTTGTCGTCGTCATAGTCCTTATATTTTTCGTGGAAGTCGTCGAAATAATGCTCGAGGAAGACGATCGCCGCGACATTCTCCAGCGCTTGGGATTCGCGCTCCTTCTTCAGCTTTTCCTTGCGGATCAGCGAGCCGACGTGCGCGACGCCCTCCTCGTCATAGCCATGCGCGCGCATCAGCTCGCCGACGAGCCGCGCGTGATGGACGCGGCACTCCTTGCGCCATTCGTTGTAGCCGTGCCGCCCGAGCGGGAAATTTTCGCGCGGGATGTCCCATCGGCGCAGATGCTGCGCGCGCGCGGCGATCTTCAACAGCTCGGAAGCCTCCGGATAGGTCGCCGCGAGGCGGGCGGTCATGCGCTCGGCATAG
The sequence above is a segment of the Methylosinus trichosporium OB3b genome. Coding sequences within it:
- the nadC gene encoding carboxylating nicotinate-nucleotide diphosphorylase; translation: MTGWTLPPALVEDAVRAALAEDFGRAGDITTQATIPQAARACAVIAAREAGVVAGLDIASRAFRLVDSSVAFEAMTQDGERIAKGEVLARIEGPARAILSTERVALNFLGRLCGIASLTARYAERIAQTKAKVCDTRKTTPLLRAFEKYAVRCGGGANHRFGLDDAVLIKDNHIAVAGGVAPALRAAKAFAGHMVKIEIEVDTLDQLREVLAEGADIVLLDNMPPPLLREAVALIGGRMIAEASGGVTLETIAAIAETGVDLVSVGALTHSARTLDLGLDIA
- a CDS encoding L-aspartate oxidase — translated: MTQSAKSTERPAILIVGGGLAGLFCALKLAPRRVAVLTPGAVDEGAASFWAQGGVAAAVLDTDSPERHAEDTVKAGAGIVDAEVALGMAREARARIDDLFSFGVPFDREGSNFTPSREAAHSERRIVRVKGDTAGRAIMETLVRAARASSSIELVEGFSAQELLMRDGRVIGLRALHRGGATRDFLAPAVVLATGGIGHLYRVTTNPNEACGIGLAIAARAGALIADPEFVQFHPTAIDIGADPAPLATESLRGEGATIVDRAGRRFMADIDPAAELAPRDIVARGVFASIAAGRGAFLDARVAVGAEFPTRFPTVYASCRTGGVDPVRQPIPIAPAAHYHMGGVATDARGRTSLAGLWAAGEVASTGVHGANRLASNSLLEALVFSARIADDLRDMSEEAPSVQNLDSARAQDALDAALVEELRDVMARDVGVIRDRAGLARAACAILSIEAATTNAQLRNMATTALFVASAALARRESRGGHFRSDFPQADAALAQRSYMTLAQARALAEEAL
- a CDS encoding DUF4202 domain-containing protein, which codes for MSRFETLVAAIDAANADDPRKVEIDGAETPFEIVYAERMTARLAATYPEASELLKIAARAQHLRRWDIPRENFPLGRHGYNEWRKECRVHHARLVGELMRAHGYDEEGVAHVGSLIRKEKLKKERESQALENVAAIVFLEHYFDDFHEKYKDYDDDKIVDILAKTLCKMSPKGHAAALALPLPERTRALVAAAIARESEALAKLAAVAVD